The Amblyomma americanum isolate KBUSLIRL-KWMA chromosome 6, ASM5285725v1, whole genome shotgun sequence genome has a window encoding:
- the LOC144094687 gene encoding (3R)-3-hydroxyacyl-CoA dehydrogenase-like, translating to MVGSDAASVASFHGRLALVTGGASGIGEAVCHALATKGATLVVADKQLEEARRVAQALPGDSRHQAIYVDVSDSASVEQLFSLVRKLFTKPLSVVVNCAGILRSASLVDCSNEIFDDVMSVNLKGTFLVTRAASRDMLHSGIPLPEGGAAIVNIASIAAKGCPPKFTAYVASKAATIALTKSAATELAPHGIRCNVVLPGWTDTPMSAAEDQSREKEVLSKTPLKRAAKPREIAEAIVFLCCSAASSYVTGAVLEVTGGLHM from the exons ATGGTTGGTTCAGATGCTGCTTCGGTCGCATCGTTTCATGGAAGGCTGGCATTGGTGACGGGCGGTGCCAGCGGCATCGGTGAGGCTGTCTGCCACGCCCTCGCTACAAAAGGTGCTACCCTGGTGGTCGCCGACAAGCAGCTTGAAGAAGCTCGCAGAGTTGCCCAGGCACTACCAG GGGACAGTAGACATCAGGCCATATACGTGGACGTGAGTGACTCGGCGTCCGTCGAGCAGCTCTTCAGCCTTGTCAGAAAACTCTTCACGAAGCCACTTAGTGTGGTCGTCAACTGCGCCGGTATACTCCGCTCAGCTTCTCTCGTCGACTGCAGCAATGAAATCTTTGACGACGTGATGAGCGTAAACCTCAAG GGCACTTTCCTTGTGACTCGTGCCGCCAGTCGAGATATGCTGCACTCTGGGATACCACTGCCCGAGGGTGGAGCGGCCATTGTGAACATAGCCAGCATCGCAGCCAAAGGGTGTCCTCCCAAGTTTACCGCTTATGTCGCTTCCAAGGCCGCCACCATCGCCCTCACCAAGAGTGCGGCCACGGAACTGGCGCCGCACGGAATCCGCTGCAACGTCGTGCTGCCCGGCTGGACGGACACTCCTATGTCAGCCGCTGAGGACCAAAGCCGTGAGAAGGAGGTCCTGTCGAAGACGCCTCTCAAGAGGGCCGCTAAACCTCGGGAGATCGCGGAGGCTATCGTGTTCCTCTGCTGCTCAGCAGCCAGTTCCTATGTCACGGGGGCAGTTCTCGAAGTCACGGGAGGTCTCCACATGTGA